Proteins from a single region of Gordonia hongkongensis:
- a CDS encoding ATP-binding cassette domain-containing protein, which translates to MSTTVPAIEAHGLTKQYGGTRAVDAVDLHVPAGGVFALLGTNGAGKTTTVRMLATLLRPDAGGARIFGHDVVAEATAVRSLIGVTGQYASVDEDLTARENLMIFGRLIGSSRRRARIRADELLEEFGLGAVATRRVGHFSGGMRRRLDLAASLITRPRLLFLDEPTTGLDPRTRAQMWQTVREMVSRGSTVLLTTQYLDEADELADHIAVMDRGRVVADGTADELKAGVGDMSVKLELADADDLIAAAEVCAPFTANGEATIARGEGILVLPMSDIDPLADILGALRARGLGLTSVNVVRPTLDEVFFALTDGGDPTRSAPMAAQADSAGARA; encoded by the coding sequence ATGTCCACGACCGTCCCGGCCATCGAGGCCCACGGTCTGACCAAGCAGTACGGCGGGACGCGTGCGGTCGACGCCGTCGACCTCCACGTACCCGCGGGCGGGGTGTTCGCCCTGCTCGGAACCAACGGTGCGGGCAAGACCACCACCGTGCGCATGCTCGCGACCTTGCTGCGCCCGGATGCCGGGGGCGCCCGGATCTTCGGGCACGACGTCGTCGCGGAGGCGACGGCGGTTCGATCGCTGATCGGGGTCACGGGGCAATATGCCTCGGTCGACGAGGATCTCACCGCTCGCGAGAACCTGATGATCTTCGGTCGCCTGATCGGGTCGTCGCGCCGCCGCGCCCGGATCCGTGCCGACGAACTGCTCGAGGAATTCGGGCTGGGGGCGGTCGCCACCCGCCGGGTGGGGCACTTCTCCGGCGGGATGCGCCGGCGCCTCGATCTCGCGGCTTCGCTGATCACCCGGCCTCGCTTGCTGTTCCTCGACGAGCCGACCACCGGACTCGACCCGCGGACGCGGGCGCAGATGTGGCAGACGGTTCGTGAGATGGTGTCGCGCGGTTCGACCGTATTGCTGACCACCCAATATCTCGACGAGGCCGATGAACTCGCCGATCACATCGCGGTCATGGATCGCGGCCGAGTGGTCGCCGACGGGACCGCCGACGAATTGAAAGCCGGAGTCGGCGACATGAGTGTGAAACTCGAATTGGCCGATGCGGACGATCTGATCGCCGCGGCAGAGGTGTGCGCGCCGTTCACCGCGAACGGCGAGGCAACGATCGCGCGCGGCGAGGGCATCCTCGTACTGCCCATGTCCGACATCGACCCCCTCGCCGACATCCTCGGTGCGCTCCGCGCGCGCGGGCTCGGGCTGACCTCGGTCAACGTCGTGCGCCCGACCCTCGACGAGGTGTTCTTCGCGCTGACCGACGGGGGCGACCCCACGCGATCGGCACCGATGGCGGCACAGGCGGATTCGGCGGGAGCCCGCGCATGA
- a CDS encoding ABC transporter permease, with protein sequence MTTGSLQPSALAAGDAPAESHDRVRPTAAVMQSLTMTHRGLLKIKHNPQQLFDVIVLPIVFTVMFSSIFGGAIAGNVVGYLPLLIPGVLVQVCVAASVVTGVQLREDLDRGVFDRFKSLPIARIAPLAGALVANTLRYVVASAITVCVGVIMGYRPASPVGVAVACVLIVVVAFSLSWIFALLGVLLDKASTVQGVSMLVLMPITFVSNALVPIDTMPGWMQACASANPVSHLVTAARGLAAGEDVGTDIAYTLVGAAAVLAVVVPVTLRTYMRRT encoded by the coding sequence ATGACCACCGGTTCCCTGCAGCCGAGCGCACTCGCCGCCGGCGACGCCCCGGCCGAATCCCACGACCGGGTTCGGCCGACCGCCGCGGTGATGCAGTCACTCACCATGACCCATCGTGGCCTGCTGAAGATCAAACACAACCCGCAGCAGCTGTTCGACGTCATCGTGCTTCCCATCGTGTTCACGGTCATGTTCTCCTCGATCTTCGGCGGCGCGATCGCCGGGAACGTGGTGGGCTACCTGCCGCTGCTCATTCCCGGCGTACTGGTCCAGGTGTGTGTCGCGGCGTCGGTGGTCACCGGCGTCCAGCTGCGCGAGGACCTCGATCGCGGGGTGTTCGACCGGTTCAAGTCGCTGCCGATCGCGCGCATCGCGCCGCTGGCCGGCGCACTGGTGGCCAACACGTTGCGGTATGTGGTGGCCTCGGCCATCACGGTCTGCGTCGGGGTGATCATGGGGTACCGGCCGGCGAGCCCCGTGGGGGTCGCGGTCGCCTGCGTCCTGATCGTGGTGGTGGCATTCTCGCTGAGCTGGATCTTCGCGCTGCTCGGCGTCCTGCTCGACAAGGCGTCGACCGTCCAGGGCGTCTCGATGCTCGTGCTGATGCCGATCACCTTCGTGTCGAACGCCCTCGTCCCGATCGACACCATGCCCGGGTGGATGCAGGCCTGTGCGTCGGCGAATCCGGTCTCCCATCTCGTCACGGCGGCGCGCGGACTGGCCGCGGGCGAGGACGTGGGAACCGACATCGCCTACACGCTCGTGGGCGCGGCGGCGGTCCTCGCCGTCGTGGTGCCGGTGACCCTGCGGACCTACATGCGGCGGACCTGA